From one Parambassis ranga chromosome 5, fParRan2.1, whole genome shotgun sequence genomic stretch:
- the bmp15 gene encoding bone morphogenetic protein 15, whose translation MRATRAAHSLLRVCVLSCFIFLTCSTCAGGAAAAAASAAGRTMASHPPTLKRSRRCHQSAKHKGTHHRPLTDEQKADQNLQFMLSLYRSAAEPDGRPKQHRKFGSNTVRLLRPTASSVHYLPASGDHCYTFTVQYNLDTLPSEQLVRASFVHLRSSPSPPSTSSAATRPRCRAQITSLGAHSLTTLEPHERWTETDITAHVSGHILQGGDRREGAHLSLTAQYWCTEPGEDGGFWWRWNQGRERWSGEPHLEVPSLLLYLEEEREVKEWMGELLGAEGEDVVRRVGQWHPSVRRRRSKDSADTKDPLLDALKNAPTPPSSFSTLPSTSIISDLSGYKRKTSTSKSRCKLHSFRLSFDELGWGHYFIAPPMYNPRFCQGDCPRVLHYGYHSPNHAIIQTVINELGIGDVPPPSCVPYKYMPMSVLVVHKKKVEYRELEDMVAESCTCR comes from the exons ATGAGGGCGACCCGCGCCGCACACTCTTTACTGCGTGTCTGCGTCCTGTCCTGTTTTATCTTCCTGACGTGCTCCACCTGCGCCGGAGGCgcagcggcagcagcggcaTCAGCAGCCGGCCGGACAATGGCCTCTCATCCCCCCACGTTGAAGCGGAGCCGCCGGTGTCACCAGAGCGCAAAGCACAAAGGGACGCACCACCGGCCGCTGACCGACGAGCAGAAAGCGGACCAGAACCTGCAGTTCATGCTTAGTTTGTACCGGAGCGCGGCAGAACCGGATGGCAGGCCCAAACAGCACCGGAAGTTCGGCTCCAACACGGTGCGCCTGCTGAGACCGACGGCGTCGTCGGTGCACTACCTGCCTGCGTCAGGAG accACTGCTACACCTTCACAGTACAGTACAACCTGGACACTCTTCCCTCGGAGCAGCTGGTCAGAGCATCCTTCGTCCACCTgcgctcctctccctcccctccctccacatCTTCCGCAGCCACCCGGCCCCGCTGCAGGGCTCAGATCACCTCGCTGGGTGCGCACAGCCTGACGACCCTGGAGCCCCACGAGCGCTGGACAGAGACGGACATCACCGCTCACGTCAGCGGACACATCCTGCAGGGGGGCGACCGCAGAGAGGGGGCGCATCTGTCCCTCACAGCCCAGTACTGGTGCACAGAACCCGGAGAAGACGGCGGCTTCTGGTGGCGGTGGAACCAGGGGAGGGAGCGGTGGAGCGGTGAGCCCCACCTCGAAGTCCCCTCTCTCCTGCTGTAcctggaagaggagagggaggtgaaGGAGTGGATGGGAGAGCTGCTCGGAGCTGAGGGGGAGGACGTCGTGAGGAGGGTCGGGCAGTGGCACCCTTCCGTTCGCCGCCGCCGCTCCAAAGACTCTGCAGACACCAAAGATCCTCTGCTGGATGCTCTAAAAAACGCTCCCACTCCCCCCTCGTCTTTCTCCACCCTCCCCTCGACCTCCATCATCTCTGACCTCTCCGGTTACAAACGAAAAACCAGCACTTCCAAGAGCCGATGCAAGCTCCACTCCTTCCGCCTGTCCTTCGACGAGCTCGGCTGGGGCCACTACTTCATCGCCCCGCCCATGTACAACCCTCGCTTCTGCCAGGGCGACTGCCCGAGGGTGCTCCACTACGGGTACCACTCCCCCAACCACGCCATCATCCAGACGGTCATCAACGAGCTGGGCATCGGAGATGTTCCTCCGCCGTCCTGCGTGCCGTACAAGTACATGCCCATGAGCGTGCTGGTCGTGCACAAGAAGAAGGTGGAGTACCGGGAGCTGGAGGACATGGTGGCCGAGTCCTGCACGTGTCGCTGA